The stretch of DNA CGTTTTTGATATTGAATCGCATATCAAGCGGGAAATTAAAGAGATTTCTTGATGAAAACCGCGATTCTGATTATTCAGCATGCAAGATTTGGATTTGTTGCTGAATAATAATGAAGAGGGTCTCGACAGGATGATCGGGCAATACATGGGATAGTCATGGCTTAAGTAGGGCAATTCAGCGGAAAAGCACACTGCCCAGAGTTTTAGTAGGAGTCTCTAAGATCCCGATTCGCTGCCCGGCAAAGGGCTCGCCCGTGCTAAAATCCACTCTCTGGCCTTCCCTCTTCACCAGGCGATGAGAGCATGTGTACCCATATCATCATAACCTGACCTCGCGCTTAGGATTGGTACCGGCACTCCGCTCTCCTTCACCTGATAGGCAACCATGGGGCGGTTGAATGTCGTCCTCTGTTGCGGCAGGCCTTATCGTTTTTTTGCAGTAGCGTCCTGAAGCATTGTCTCTCCCATGCTAGATCGACAACCGGCCTTTTCAACGGTGCATTCCCATCCTTTAACCCCTATTCTCCAGGTAATCTCTCCACTAGAGGCACCGCCTTTAGTTTGCTTGAGAGCAAAGGTGATCTGGTCTTTAGTAAACTTGCTTTTAAGATTTAATGTTTTGTTATTTGATGAGTGTTATTTTCAATATCTATTTAAATTTTTTAGTATATGTGTTAAGATTTTCGGTAAAAGTTGATTATTAATTTTAAGCGAAAGGTTTAATATGACTCTAGGTTCCTCACTTGATGCCGGTAATGCCAAATCTTATGGGATCTTCAATCACGAGATACCGGAGTGCAGAGCGGTGAAAGCTGATCTTTACACTTCAATTGCGGGCAATCCTGTCCACAAAGGGCATATGGGCATGATCGCTGTTGCCATCGAGGGCTTGAAAAAGCAACACATTGAGGTGGAAAACGTTTATGTATCCCTCTCATACGAGTCTTATCTTGCCCATAAGGTAAAAAGTGAAAATATTAAAATTAGGAGGGAAAACCAGACTAGAGAAATCAAACTGCCTTTAAAAGTCTGGTTGGAGAGAGATACCCGAGTTAAATTTTTACGAGAGGCAATCAAGGAGTCTGTCGATAAGTTTAATGGGGTGAGAGTCATTTACTGGGATGACCAAGAGGATGGGGAATCTGATCATCCCGAATCCTATGCTGCATTGGTGCAAGAACTGACAGATCGACGTATCGTCTTTTTATGTGGAACAGATCTCTGTGAATCGATGCAGAATTGGGGTGGCAAGGAGGGGTGTATTCAGCACGCCGCAATCATTACAAGAGCTAACGAAAGCCCCGCTATAGAGGAAATTCATACAGATTCGTATTCCCGTTTCATTTTCGAAGGGGCTGCGGAGTATCAGCATTACTCCTCATCCGCCATTCAAAAGGAGAGAAAATTTGAACTGCTCCCGACCTCTGTCAGAGAAGAATTTGCGCGGCTGCATGCCGAGGCTCAGCTGTAATTGGGGTAGTCGGGACTTAATCGGGCAATAACTAACTTTTGAGACACTTTCGGTAGAAGTTCAGATGTTTGGGCTCTCTAAAAGAGGGCCTCAGACAAGGTGTTGGACAGAACTTTACCGACCGAGACGAGTGTTGCCCGGTAGGTTGTAATTGTCCGATTAAGTCCTGTTCAGGGCACTTAAAGCATGCCCAGCACCCTCCTCATTTTTCCCTGCAACATCTGAATCCATTCTGGGTGAAAACACCTATAACTGCGCTTCCGGCGCGCTTTGTCAAAAAAATGAGCTACTTTTAATGTGTTGCACGAAGCCACGAGCCCATAGCTCATGGGCTAAGATTGAAAAGCGTGTTGGTTTGTAAAGTTTGTTATTTAGTAGCTATAAAATTTGTTAATTAATTAAAATAGACAACGCTGTAATTGTTTGTTGTTTACTAATATTGTTAATTTAATTGGTTTGTATACCAAGATAGTAAGGAGAATCAACATGTCTGTTAATACCGATTATACCCCTAAAGCTGTCTACACAGAAACTACCCCTGTTAAGCCGGAGACGACAGTCAACCCTAAAGACGAGAAGGTGACGAGCGTCGCTCATGAGCTCTTCTCTTCGGGCATTTTCAAGCAGGTGATGAGTATCATTGGCTACATCGCCGTTTCGATTGGCTCGGCTTTCCTCTTTGGCAAAGTATCAGAATCGCTTGCAGGTAAAAAAATCGGCGACTTCCCTGCCGATGCTGTCGCCAAGGCCGGGATCGATGCTTTGGCATCCAACGCCAAGACGTATATCAATGATGAACTGAAAGCAGAACCGATGCCCCGTAACGTTTATGAATCAATCGTTCGTTTCCAAAAAGAAGCGGAAGCGAAAGCTGATTTAACCTAAGTCGCTTAGAATCATTCTGTCACTAGACAAAGCGCCCGTTCGGGCGCTTTTTTTTTGTGGGTTTGAAAATCGGGGTCTATCGATCGTTGATACCGACACTATTTAAAAATTTGGCAAGTAAGCCTTCATTTTGACAGAACAAATTTAGAGACAATTTCGGTATAGTCCTCCGGCAAGGAGAGGGCATCCTTCTGTTTCATCGTCTTGGTCAATTTTGCATCTTCGGAAGGGGTGAGTGTATGGGGGTTTTAGTTAAGTAAAATATGAATTATGCAGGTATTCGATCGCGTGGCAGTTGGGGATCCCTCACTTGATCAAGCACCTAAGGGCTTGAAAACGTAAGTTTGGTCAGTGATCAATTCGTAGTTTTTGCCGCCATATTAAAAAAATGTGGAGAGCTCAGCATGCAGTACTGAATCGAGAAAAGGACTCCATTTGCATCAAGAACTTTCAAACCGCCGAAGAGGCAGGGGGGGGCCCGCCGAAGAGGCAGTTCAAGCCATCATCGACAAACAGTTGGCAGTGGCAAATTTCTCTGACTTTGCAGATCTAACAAATGAGATGCTAGAAAAACTATTTGCGGCCTGTCCCGGTATTGATCATTGATTCTGATGAGATAACCGCATTGCCGGAGGCGTGCTCCAGATTGAAAACTTTAACAATCTTCAATTGTAAAAATCTTAGGTCAGTGCCACATCAAATGAATGAGTTAAAGTACCTTGAATGCAATAATTGCCCAGCCCTTGCATCTTTGCCTTCGTTGACCTACCTCGATTGCGAGATTTGCCCGCTCCTCACATTGATGCCCAACGCTCCGAAACTTACAAAAATCAATTCCTACCAATCAGGAGTGGAATCACCGAAATAGAGTCAGGTTTAGATGGAATACCCCGAGGCGCTGAAGCGCTCGTTTAAAGATCGGGCCACTTTCAGTGATTGCATGGCCCTTTACCAGTCTCTAAAAAGAAAATTCTCTGCTTTATCTTCTAAATCTTGCAGTCCCGAAGCGAGTGGGAGGAGCTAATTTCTACCCGGTCTTCACCGGCATAGCGCACATAGGCGCGTTTTTTCCACTCCGAAACCTTTGGTGCGGTTGTTAAAATATAGGCTGTATCGGGTTGGTCAAAGTAATCTTTGTAGGCACCCTCCATTCCTACCGGCATGGTCGAGACTAGGGTTTTCGCGCCGGTCTTTCCCAGGTAAGAGTGGTGCTGCATAAAGTGCTCATGCCCCCGGAACAGGAATTTGACTCTATTCTCGTCTGACGAGATGTTCAAATAGCATTTGACATCGTCCGGTGAGAGCCTCCACTTTCTTGCGCCTAATTCGCCCATTTGCGATTCTTCACCCATGTCACCCCAGTTGTAGGCAGTGAGGCCAGGCTCCTTATTGTTGTAGGTTTGCCTTCCCTCTCGTTTGTGATAGGGGCTCTTTTCATGCAAACACATAATCCTATGTGCCGATGCCTGTTGCTTGAGCTGATAGCGTGCTGTCTTGTCTTTTTCGTTGGCAATTTTAGCGGGATAATCATCGGAGGAGTGCTGAGCGGCTAATAGCTTAATTCGATACTTCAGGCTGGGAGATTTCAAGATATTCAGGGTGGTGGCCTCAGGCGAATCCAAGAGAGGAGATGGATCGATGTACAATTCAAACATTCCATGCGTAAATTGAACATATTCACACTTTCCTTCAGATGTAGTCTGTCCCACGTATACCGTTAGAGGCAAGGAGTGATATAGATCTTCCAAGGTCTCTCGTGCTGATTGGCAAAAGAGCAGTTGTTGAAAATTGGTATCATGAAATCCTACGAGATTGTCGTTAATCTCCAAATTTTCATGGT from Estrella lausannensis encodes:
- a CDS encoding metallophosphoesterase; this encodes MNPISYYTKNNLSTIHSSAGNHSSSTAETSETRKLVTAYDAHWDAEDKQYLAIPFNLNSFEKKLQHYTRAFPSPAKRTTDYGFIQKIDVAAGSTLFVRADLHGDLRSLLMNLKTLQEQGVVDENFKCQPGVHLIGGSHSLEVLELLTTLHLDNPDQVTLIRGNHENLEINDNLVGFHDTNFQQLLFCQSARETLEDLYHSLPLTVYVGQTTSEGKCEYVQFTHGMFELYIDPSPLLDSPEATTLNILKSPSLKYRIKLLAAQHSSDDYPAKIANEKDKTARYQLKQQASAHRIMCLHEKSPYHKREGRQTYNNKEPGLTAYNWGDMGEESQMGELGARKWRLSPDDVKCYLNISSDENRVKFLFRGHEHFMQHHSYLGKTGAKTLVSTMPVGMEGAYKDYFDQPDTAYILTTAPKVSEWKKRAYVRYAGEDRVEISSSHSLRDCKI